From the Solanum stenotomum isolate F172 chromosome 4, ASM1918654v1, whole genome shotgun sequence genome, one window contains:
- the LOC125862628 gene encoding rust resistance kinase Lr10-like has translation MAYLSAKFVIGLPLVIAFLVLKFKRRHLSMYDAIEGFLQTQNNFMPIRYNYSHIKRMTRAFKEKLGEGGYGSVYKGKLQSGRDVAVKMLNKTKAGCQDFMNEVATIGRIHHVNVVGLVGYCVEGTKRALVYDFMPNGSLEKYISTSQEGSPLLSWQRKYDIVLVVARGIRYLYRGCDVRILHFDIKPHNILLDENFIPKISDFGLAKLYPTDNSIVNLTAARGTIGYVAPELISRSIGAISYKADVYSFGMLLMEMLDLNRHEVANEENSSQYFPYYIYDKFNEGKEIVVDEEANDDEKKMARKLTLVALWCIQTNPLQRPSMSRVLEMLEGEVEVLEVPPQPLQSQPIVHQMMGSSMTFSSDSIALLENSADNPVELDICFD, from the exons ATGG CGTATTTGAGCGCAAAATTTGTAATAGGCCTTCCGTTGGTAATTGCATTTCTGGTGCTCAAATTCAAAAGGAGGCATTTGTCCATGTATGATGCGATTGAAGGCTTTTTGCAAACACAAAACAATTTCATGCCAATCAGATATAACTACTCCCACATAAAGAGAATGACCAGAGCATTCAAAGAGAAATTAGGTGAGGGAGGTTACGGCAGTGTATACAAAGGAAAGCTTCAAAGTGGAAGAGATGTAGCAGTGAAGATGTTGAACAAGACTAAAGCTGGTTGTCAAGACTTCATGAATGAAGTAGCTACCATTGGAAGGATTCATCATGTCAATGTGGTTGGACTCGTGGGGTATTGTGTTGAGGGAACAAAGCGTGCTCTTGTATATGATTTCATGCCCAATGGATCACTCGAGAAGTACATCAGCACCAGTCAAGAAGGAAGTCCTCTGTTAAGTTGGCAGAGGAAGTATGACATTGTTCTTGTAGTGGCTCGAGGAATTAGGTATTTGTATCGAGGCTGTGATGTACGAATTTTGCATTTTGACATCAAGCCACACAACATTCTTTTGGATGAGAATTTCATTCCAAAGATTTCTGACTTTGGGCTTGCAAAATTATATCCAACAGATAATAGCATTGTGAATCTCACAGCTGCTCGTGGAACGATTGGTTATGTAGCTCCAGAGTTGATCAGCAGAAGCATTGGAGCAATCTCTTACAAAGCTGATGTGTACAGCTTTGGAATGCTGCTAATGGAAATGCTAGACTTGAATAGACATGAAGTTGCAAATGAAGAGAATTCCAGCCAAtattttccttattatatttacgaTAAGTTCAACGAGGGGAAGGAGATTGTTGTGGATGAAGAAGCAAATGATGATGAAAAGAAGATGGCTAGAAAGCTGACTTTAGTTGCGCTATGGTGCATACAAACAAATCCGTTACAACGCCCTTCGATGAGTAGAGTATTAGAAATGCTTGAAGGTGAAGTTGAAGTGCTAGAAGTACCTCCTCAGCCTCTTCAATCTCAACCGATTGTTCATCAGATGATGGGAAGTTCCATGACATTTTCGTCTGATTCAATAGCTTTGTTAGAAAATTCTGCAGATAATCCCGTTGAATTAGACATATGTTTTGATTGA